A region from the Toxotes jaculatrix isolate fToxJac2 chromosome 2, fToxJac2.pri, whole genome shotgun sequence genome encodes:
- the kiaa2013 gene encoding uncharacterized protein KIAA2013 homolog isoform X1, producing the protein MWLQQRLKGLPGLLSSSWARRLLIGLLLFLIFYWYLGAENRWRLFSGSAMPGGAAGQCLLAEIHRWKSLVDRGEGIYSTPQEQVDTPFVSGNGHILLDIDSNKLWVASSSQSGSAPVHQTEYSPRVGVHLEGKRAEAQASMLWFRKGAVLSVRCASPAALQSSRDCVTIREEFIAHRSRPNVYLQRIHINNPSDRAASLEVSSDNPSFGSKFSTGVEKLEDREIVLSSGRVPVENNRMVLVVVVTKKLNSRIQVSAKSEYKDNILSVVWTSEPIESSKLEETFSTLREGAKKELGELLRASVEELVVDHQQAWMDLFISGIEMRKITDSHTPSSSTVNTTLYYILSSSMAPLLDRRLSGEERARLESSLNYADHCFSGHATMHAENLWPERVSSAAQILQLVTLWTLTLQKRGCKVLVAAGVHGAMQGMVLSFGGLQFTENHLQFQADPDVLHNSYALRGIHYNQDLINLAVLLDVEGKPFLHVSVKPQEKPVKLYACEAGCLNEPVELTSEIKGHTFPVMVTQPITPLLYISTDLRHLQDLRHTLHLKAILAHEEHMANRYPGLPFLFWFSVASLITLFHLFLFKLIYNEYCGPGAKPLFRSKVASKSEEGFCDTRNAA; encoded by the exons ATGTGGCTGCAGCAAAGACTAAAGGGGCTACCGGGCTTGTTGTCAAGCAGCTGGGCGAGAAGACTCCTCATAGGACTActgctcttcctcatcttctACTGGTACCTGGGAGCGGAGAACAGGTGGAGGCTCTTCAGCGGCTCCGCCATGCCCGGTGGGGCGGCCGGACAGTGCCTACTTGCTGAAATCCACAGATGGAAGTCTCTCGTAGACCGAGGAGAGGGAATATATAGCACACCTCAGGAACAAGTAGACACACCTTTTGTATCAGGTAACGGCCATATTCTGCTTGACATTGACTCTAACAAACTATGGGTAGCGTCGTCTTCACAGTCCGGCTCTGCTCCGGTCCACCAGACTGAATACTCACCGAGGGTCGGCGTCCATCTGGAGGGAAAGCGGGCCGAGGCTCAGGCTAGCATGTTGTGGTTCCGCAAAGGCGCCGTGCTGTCGGTCCGCTGTGCCTCACCAGCCGCCCTGCAGTCATCCCGGGACTGTGTCACCATCAGAGAGGAGTTTATCGCGCACAGAAGCAGACCCAACGTCTATCTGCAGCGAATCCACATCAACAACCCGTCTGACAGGGCTGCCTCCTTGGAGGTTTCCTCTGATAATCCCTCCTTCGGTAGCAAGTTCTCCACAGGTGTGGAGAaactggaggacagagagatagTGCTCTCCTCCGGCAGAGTGCCTGTGGAGAATAACCGgatggtgctggtggtggtggtcacCAAGAAACTGAACAGCAGGATCCAGGTCTCTGCTAAATCCGAGTACAAAGACAACATTCTGTCAGTGGTGTGGACCTCGGAGCCCATTGAGTCCTCCAAGCTGGAGGAGACCTTCAGCACCCTCAGAGAAGGAGCCAAGAAGGAACTGGGGGAGCTGCTGAGGGCCAGTGTGGAGGAGCTGGTTGTGGATCACCAGCAGGCCTGGATGGACCTCTTCATTTCAG GTATTGAAATGAGGAAGATCACTGACTCCCACACGCCGTCGAGCAGCACGGTGAACACCACCCTCTACTACATCCTGTCCTCCTCCATGGCTCCCCTGCTGGACCGCAGGCTGAGTGGCGAGGAGCGCGCTCGTCTCGAGTCCAGCCTCAACTATGCCGACCACTGTTTCAGTGGCCACGCCACCATGCACGCAGAGAACCTGTGGCCCGAGCGGGTGAGCAGTGCCGCCCAGATCCTGCAGCTGGTCACGCTGTGGACTCTGACTCTGCAGAAGAGAGGCTGCAAGGTGCTGGTGGCGGCGGGCGTCCACGGAGCCATGCAGGGCATGGTGCTGAGCTTCGGCGGCCTACAGTTCACAGAGAACCACCTTCAGTTTCAGGCTGATCCAGATGTGCTCCACAACAGCTACGCCCTGAGAGGGATCCACTACAACCAGGACCTCATTAACCTGGCGGTCCTGCTGGACGTGGAGGGGAAGCCTTTTCTTCACGTGTCGGTGAAGCCACAGGAAAAGCCAGTGAAGCTGTACGCCTGCGAGGCCGGCTGCCTCAACGAGCCCGTGGAGCTGACGTCAGAGATCAAAGGTCACACCTTCCCGGTGATGGTGACCCAGCCCATCACACCGCTGCTCTACATCTCCACAGACCTGCGCCACCTGCAGGATCTCCGCCACACCCTGCACCTTAAGGCTATCCTGGCCCACGAGGAACACATGGCCAACAGATACCCGGGCCTGCCCTTCCTTTTCTGGTTCAGCGTGGCCTCGCTCATAACTCTCTTCCACCTTTTCCTCTTCAAGCTCATATACAACGAGTACTGTGGCCCCGGCGCTAAGCCCCTCTTCAGGAGCAAG GTCGCCAGCAAAAGTGAGGAAGGCTTCTGCGACACCAGGAATGCTGCTTGA
- the kiaa2013 gene encoding uncharacterized protein KIAA2013 homolog isoform X2 — MWLQQRLKGLPGLLSSSWARRLLIGLLLFLIFYWYLGAENRWRLFSGSAMPGGAAGQCLLAEIHRWKSLVDRGEGIYSTPQEQVDTPFVSGNGHILLDIDSNKLWVASSSQSGSAPVHQTEYSPRVGVHLEGKRAEAQASMLWFRKGAVLSVRCASPAALQSSRDCVTIREEFIAHRSRPNVYLQRIHINNPSDRAASLEVSSDNPSFGSKFSTGVEKLEDREIVLSSGRVPVENNRMVLVVVVTKKLNSRIQVSAKSEYKDNILSVVWTSEPIESSKLEETFSTLREGAKKELGELLRASVEELVVDHQQAWMDLFISGIEMRKITDSHTPSSSTVNTTLYYILSSSMAPLLDRRLSGEERARLESSLNYADHCFSGHATMHAENLWPERVSSAAQILQLVTLWTLTLQKRGCKVLVAAGVHGAMQGMVLSFGGLQFTENHLQFQADPDVLHNSYALRGIHYNQDLINLAVLLDVEGKPFLHVSVKPQEKPVKLYACEAGCLNEPVELTSEIKGHTFPVMVTQPITPLLYISTDLRHLQDLRHTLHLKAILAHEEHMANRYPGLPFLFWFSVASLITLFHLFLFKLIYNEYCGPGAKPLFRSKF; from the exons ATGTGGCTGCAGCAAAGACTAAAGGGGCTACCGGGCTTGTTGTCAAGCAGCTGGGCGAGAAGACTCCTCATAGGACTActgctcttcctcatcttctACTGGTACCTGGGAGCGGAGAACAGGTGGAGGCTCTTCAGCGGCTCCGCCATGCCCGGTGGGGCGGCCGGACAGTGCCTACTTGCTGAAATCCACAGATGGAAGTCTCTCGTAGACCGAGGAGAGGGAATATATAGCACACCTCAGGAACAAGTAGACACACCTTTTGTATCAGGTAACGGCCATATTCTGCTTGACATTGACTCTAACAAACTATGGGTAGCGTCGTCTTCACAGTCCGGCTCTGCTCCGGTCCACCAGACTGAATACTCACCGAGGGTCGGCGTCCATCTGGAGGGAAAGCGGGCCGAGGCTCAGGCTAGCATGTTGTGGTTCCGCAAAGGCGCCGTGCTGTCGGTCCGCTGTGCCTCACCAGCCGCCCTGCAGTCATCCCGGGACTGTGTCACCATCAGAGAGGAGTTTATCGCGCACAGAAGCAGACCCAACGTCTATCTGCAGCGAATCCACATCAACAACCCGTCTGACAGGGCTGCCTCCTTGGAGGTTTCCTCTGATAATCCCTCCTTCGGTAGCAAGTTCTCCACAGGTGTGGAGAaactggaggacagagagatagTGCTCTCCTCCGGCAGAGTGCCTGTGGAGAATAACCGgatggtgctggtggtggtggtcacCAAGAAACTGAACAGCAGGATCCAGGTCTCTGCTAAATCCGAGTACAAAGACAACATTCTGTCAGTGGTGTGGACCTCGGAGCCCATTGAGTCCTCCAAGCTGGAGGAGACCTTCAGCACCCTCAGAGAAGGAGCCAAGAAGGAACTGGGGGAGCTGCTGAGGGCCAGTGTGGAGGAGCTGGTTGTGGATCACCAGCAGGCCTGGATGGACCTCTTCATTTCAG GTATTGAAATGAGGAAGATCACTGACTCCCACACGCCGTCGAGCAGCACGGTGAACACCACCCTCTACTACATCCTGTCCTCCTCCATGGCTCCCCTGCTGGACCGCAGGCTGAGTGGCGAGGAGCGCGCTCGTCTCGAGTCCAGCCTCAACTATGCCGACCACTGTTTCAGTGGCCACGCCACCATGCACGCAGAGAACCTGTGGCCCGAGCGGGTGAGCAGTGCCGCCCAGATCCTGCAGCTGGTCACGCTGTGGACTCTGACTCTGCAGAAGAGAGGCTGCAAGGTGCTGGTGGCGGCGGGCGTCCACGGAGCCATGCAGGGCATGGTGCTGAGCTTCGGCGGCCTACAGTTCACAGAGAACCACCTTCAGTTTCAGGCTGATCCAGATGTGCTCCACAACAGCTACGCCCTGAGAGGGATCCACTACAACCAGGACCTCATTAACCTGGCGGTCCTGCTGGACGTGGAGGGGAAGCCTTTTCTTCACGTGTCGGTGAAGCCACAGGAAAAGCCAGTGAAGCTGTACGCCTGCGAGGCCGGCTGCCTCAACGAGCCCGTGGAGCTGACGTCAGAGATCAAAGGTCACACCTTCCCGGTGATGGTGACCCAGCCCATCACACCGCTGCTCTACATCTCCACAGACCTGCGCCACCTGCAGGATCTCCGCCACACCCTGCACCTTAAGGCTATCCTGGCCCACGAGGAACACATGGCCAACAGATACCCGGGCCTGCCCTTCCTTTTCTGGTTCAGCGTGGCCTCGCTCATAACTCTCTTCCACCTTTTCCTCTTCAAGCTCATATACAACGAGTACTGTGGCCCCGGCGCTAAGCCCCTCTTCAGGAGCAAG TTTTGA
- the plod1a gene encoding procollagen-lysine,2-oxoglutarate 5-dioxygenase 1 isoform X2 produces MRLSSWLLFPGVFICALSHVTNCEEQRIPEEKLLVVTVATKETDGFRRFLRSAKHFNYTVKVLGRGEKWRGGDYMSAPGGGQKVRLLKGALEEMKDEDKIILFIDSYDVVFASGPKELLKKFQQARHKVVFSSESLIWPDRHLEDKHPHVREGNRFLGSGGFIGFLPNIKEMVSSWTGKDSESDQLFFTKIYIDPAKRKSINITLDSKCRLFQNLHGALDEVVLKFEDSRVRARNVLYDTLPVTIHGNGPTKLQINYLGNYIPNTWTFETGCTVCHEDLRSLTALKESEYPLVVIGIFIQQPTPFVTVFFERLLKLQYPKNRLRLFIYNQEAHHERQVSSFLQDHGSLYQDVKLVGQEDMDAPASRNLGFDLCRKDKDCDYFFSLDIEVVLKNENTLKILIEQNLPVVAPMITRAGRLWSNFWGALSAEGYYARSEDYVDIVQGRRVGVWNVPYVSNVYLMKASLLRSELIDYDLFNSHTLDPDMAYCHNVRDKGIFMYVTNVHSFGRILSTENYQTSHLHNDLWQIFENPMDWQERYIHENYTRIMKDKLVETPCPDVYWFPIFSNVACNHLVEEMEHFGKWSGGGNVDTRIQGGYENVPTIDIHMNQINFEKEWHKFLLEFIAPITEKMYPGYYTKCSTPLNFVVRYKPDEQPLLAPHHDASTFTINIALNSKGVDYQGGGCRFLRYDCSVQAPRKGWALMHPGRLTHYHEGLPTTAGTRYIAVSFVDP; encoded by the exons ATGAGACTTTCGTCCTGGCTGCTGTTTCCAGGGGTTTTTATTTGTGCACTTTCCCATGTTACAAACTGTGAGGAGCAGCGAATCCCCGAAG AGAAACTTCTTGTTGTGACAGTTGCAACCAAAGAGACAGATGGCTTCAGGCGTTTCTTGAGGTCGGCTAAACACTTTAACTACACTGTCAAG GTCCTTGGTCGGGGTGAGAAATGGAGGGGAGGCGACTACATGTCAGCTCCAGGAGGAGGCCAGAAAGTGCGACTGCTCAAAGGGGCtctggaggagatgaaggatGAGGACAAAATCATCCTTTTTATTGACAG CTATGATGTGGTTTTCGCCTCGGGTCCCAAAGAGCTGCTCAAGAAGTTCCAGCAGGCCAGACACAAGGTGGTGTTCTCCTCTGAGAGCCTGATTTGGCCCGATAGACACCTGGAGGACAAACACCCCCACGTCAGGGAGGGCAACAGGTTCCTGGGCTCAGGGG gcttcattggcttcctgccCAACATCAAAGAAATGGTTTCTAGCTGGACGGGTAAAGACAGTGAGAGTGACCAACTGTTCTTCACCAAGATTTACATTGATCCAGCTAAAAGA AAATCCATAAATATCACACTGGACAGCAAATGCAGATTGTTCCAGAACCTCCATGGAGCCCTCG ATGAAGTGGTCCTGAAATTTGAGGACAGTCGGGTACGAGCCAGGAACGTGCTGTATGATACTCTACCTGTCACCATCCACGGGAATGGACCGACCAAG CTCCAGATCAACTACCTGGGAAACTACATCCCCAACACATGGACATTTGAGACTGGATGCACAGTGTGTCATGAGGACCTCCGCTCTCTCACTGCTCTGAAG gAGAGTGAATACCCACTGGTGGTGATTGGCATCTTCATTCAGCAGCCCACCCCCTTTGTCACAGTGTTTTTTGAACGCCTGCTGAAGCTCCAGTACCCCAAAAACAGGCTCAGACTCTTCATTTACAACCAG gaAGCTCATCACGAGCGTCAGGTCAGCTCTTTCCTGCAGGATCATGGAAGCCTTTATCAGGACGTTAAGTTGGTCGGGCAGGAAGACATGGATGCACCTGCCTCCCGCAACCTGGGATT TGATCTGTGTCGGAAAGACAAGGACTGTGACTACTTCTTCAGCTTGGACATTGAGGTGGTCTTAAAGAATGAGAACACACTGAAAATTCTCATTGAACAAAACCT TCCTGTTGTAGCCCCGATGATAACTCGAGCTGGCCGACTGTGGAGCAACTTCTGGGGAGCCCTCAGTGCAGAAGGCTACTATGCCAGGTCTGAGGACTACGTGGACATAGTTCAAGGACGCAGAGT GGGTGTGTGGAATGTGCCGTACGTGTCCAATGTGTACCTGATGAAGGCCAGCCTCCTTCGATCAGAGCTCATAGACTACGATCTGTTTAACTCGCACACCTTAGACCCTGACATGGCTTACTGCCACAACGTGCGCGACAAG GGAATCTTCATGTATGTAACCAACGTGCACAGCTTCGGTCGGATCCTCTCCACAGAAAACTACCAGACCAGCCACCTTCATAATGATCTGTGGCAGATCTTTGAAAACCCAATG gaCTGGCAGGAGCGCTACATTCATGAGAACTACACTCGCATCATGAAAGACAAGCTGGTTGAAACT CCTTGTCCTGATGTGTACTGGTTCCCAATTTTCTCGAATGTTGCCTGTAACCACCTTGTTGAAGAAATGGAGCACTTTGGGAAGTGGTCCGGAGGAGGCAATGTG gACACCAGAATCCAAGGTGGCTATGAGAACGTCCCCACCATCGACATCCACATGAATCAGATCAACTTTGAAAAGGAGTGGCATAAATTCCTGCTGGAGTTCATAGCACCGATAACAGAGAAAATGTATCCGGGTTACTACACTAAG TGTTCCACTCCCTTGAACTTTGTGGTGAGGTACAAACCTGACGAGCAGCCCCTGCTCGCCCCTCACCACGACGCCTCCACATTCACTATTAACATAGCTCTCAACAGCAAAGGCGTTGACTACCAG GGCGGTGGATGCAGGTTCCTGCGCTACGACTGCTCCGTTCAGGCTCCTCGGAAAGGCTGGGCCCTCATGCACCCAGGCCGCCTCACCCACTACCACGAAGGCCTGCCGACCACCGCGGGCACCCGGTACATCGCGGTGTCCTTCGTGGATCCCTGA
- the plod1a gene encoding procollagen-lysine,2-oxoglutarate 5-dioxygenase 1 isoform X1, with protein MRLSSWLLFPGVFICALSHVTNCEEQRIPEEKLLVVTVATKETDGFRRFLRSAKHFNYTVKVLGRGEKWRGGDYMSAPGGGQKVRLLKGALEEMKDEDKIILFIDSYDVVFASGPKELLKKFQQARHKVVFSSESLIWPDRHLEDKHPHVREGNRFLGSGGFIGFLPNIKEMVSSWTGKDSESDQLFFTKIYIDPAKRKSINITLDSKCRLFQNLHGALDEVVLKFEDSRVRARNVLYDTLPVTIHGNGPTKLQINYLGNYIPNTWTFETGCTVCHEDLRSLTALKESEYPLVVIGIFIQQPTPFVTVFFERLLKLQYPKNRLRLFIYNQEAHHERQVSSFLQDHGSLYQDVKLVGQEDMDAPASRNLGFDLCRKDKDCDYFFSLDIEVVLKNENTLKILIEQNLPVVAPMITRAGRLWSNFWGALSAEGYYARSEDYVDIVQGRRVGVWNVPYVSNVYLMKASLLRSELIDYDLFNSHTLDPDMAYCHNVRDKGIFMYVTNVHSFGRILSTENYQTSHLHNDLWQIFENPMDWQERYIHENYTRIMKDKLVETPCPDVYWFPIFSNVACNHLVEEMEHFGKWSGGGNVDTRIQGGYENVPTIDIHMNQINFEKEWHKFLLEFIAPITEKMYPGYYTKAQFDLAFVVRYRPDEQPSLRPHHDASTFTINIALNQVGLDYQGGGCRFLRYDCSVQAPRKGWALMHPGRLTHYHEGLPTTAGTRYIAVSFVDP; from the exons ATGAGACTTTCGTCCTGGCTGCTGTTTCCAGGGGTTTTTATTTGTGCACTTTCCCATGTTACAAACTGTGAGGAGCAGCGAATCCCCGAAG AGAAACTTCTTGTTGTGACAGTTGCAACCAAAGAGACAGATGGCTTCAGGCGTTTCTTGAGGTCGGCTAAACACTTTAACTACACTGTCAAG GTCCTTGGTCGGGGTGAGAAATGGAGGGGAGGCGACTACATGTCAGCTCCAGGAGGAGGCCAGAAAGTGCGACTGCTCAAAGGGGCtctggaggagatgaaggatGAGGACAAAATCATCCTTTTTATTGACAG CTATGATGTGGTTTTCGCCTCGGGTCCCAAAGAGCTGCTCAAGAAGTTCCAGCAGGCCAGACACAAGGTGGTGTTCTCCTCTGAGAGCCTGATTTGGCCCGATAGACACCTGGAGGACAAACACCCCCACGTCAGGGAGGGCAACAGGTTCCTGGGCTCAGGGG gcttcattggcttcctgccCAACATCAAAGAAATGGTTTCTAGCTGGACGGGTAAAGACAGTGAGAGTGACCAACTGTTCTTCACCAAGATTTACATTGATCCAGCTAAAAGA AAATCCATAAATATCACACTGGACAGCAAATGCAGATTGTTCCAGAACCTCCATGGAGCCCTCG ATGAAGTGGTCCTGAAATTTGAGGACAGTCGGGTACGAGCCAGGAACGTGCTGTATGATACTCTACCTGTCACCATCCACGGGAATGGACCGACCAAG CTCCAGATCAACTACCTGGGAAACTACATCCCCAACACATGGACATTTGAGACTGGATGCACAGTGTGTCATGAGGACCTCCGCTCTCTCACTGCTCTGAAG gAGAGTGAATACCCACTGGTGGTGATTGGCATCTTCATTCAGCAGCCCACCCCCTTTGTCACAGTGTTTTTTGAACGCCTGCTGAAGCTCCAGTACCCCAAAAACAGGCTCAGACTCTTCATTTACAACCAG gaAGCTCATCACGAGCGTCAGGTCAGCTCTTTCCTGCAGGATCATGGAAGCCTTTATCAGGACGTTAAGTTGGTCGGGCAGGAAGACATGGATGCACCTGCCTCCCGCAACCTGGGATT TGATCTGTGTCGGAAAGACAAGGACTGTGACTACTTCTTCAGCTTGGACATTGAGGTGGTCTTAAAGAATGAGAACACACTGAAAATTCTCATTGAACAAAACCT TCCTGTTGTAGCCCCGATGATAACTCGAGCTGGCCGACTGTGGAGCAACTTCTGGGGAGCCCTCAGTGCAGAAGGCTACTATGCCAGGTCTGAGGACTACGTGGACATAGTTCAAGGACGCAGAGT GGGTGTGTGGAATGTGCCGTACGTGTCCAATGTGTACCTGATGAAGGCCAGCCTCCTTCGATCAGAGCTCATAGACTACGATCTGTTTAACTCGCACACCTTAGACCCTGACATGGCTTACTGCCACAACGTGCGCGACAAG GGAATCTTCATGTATGTAACCAACGTGCACAGCTTCGGTCGGATCCTCTCCACAGAAAACTACCAGACCAGCCACCTTCATAATGATCTGTGGCAGATCTTTGAAAACCCAATG gaCTGGCAGGAGCGCTACATTCATGAGAACTACACTCGCATCATGAAAGACAAGCTGGTTGAAACT CCTTGTCCTGATGTGTACTGGTTCCCAATTTTCTCGAATGTTGCCTGTAACCACCTTGTTGAAGAAATGGAGCACTTTGGGAAGTGGTCCGGAGGAGGCAATGTG gACACCAGAATCCAAGGTGGCTATGAGAACGTCCCCACCATCGACATCCACATGAATCAGATCAACTTTGAAAAGGAGTGGCATAAATTCCTGCTGGAGTTCATAGCACCGATAACAGAGAAAATGTATCCGGGTTACTACACTAAG gctcAGTTTGACTTGGCCTTTGTAGTTAGATATAGGCCAGATGAGCAGCCCTCTTTGAGGCCACACCATGACGCCTCCACATTCACTATAAACATTGCACTCAATCAAGTGGGCCTTGATTACCAG GGCGGTGGATGCAGGTTCCTGCGCTACGACTGCTCCGTTCAGGCTCCTCGGAAAGGCTGGGCCCTCATGCACCCAGGCCGCCTCACCCACTACCACGAAGGCCTGCCGACCACCGCGGGCACCCGGTACATCGCGGTGTCCTTCGTGGATCCCTGA